The following are encoded in a window of Sminthopsis crassicaudata isolate SCR6 chromosome 3, ASM4859323v1, whole genome shotgun sequence genomic DNA:
- the LOC141561731 gene encoding large ribosomal subunit protein eL42: protein MVNVPKTRRTYCKKCGKHQPHKVTQYKKGKDSLYAQGKRRYDRKQSGYGGQTKPIFRKKAKTTKKIVLRLECVEPNCRSKRMLAIKRCKHFELGGDKKRKGQVIQF from the coding sequence atggTCAACGTGCCCAAGACCCGGCGCACCTACTGCAAGAAGTGCGGCAAGCACCAGCCGCACAAAGTGACGCAGTACAAGAAGGGCAAGGATTCCCTGTACGCGCAGGGCAAGCGCCGCTACGACCGTAAGCAGAGCGGCTATGGCGGCCAGACCAAGCCCATCTTCCGCAAGAAGGCCAAGACCACCAAGAAGATCGTGCTGAGACTCGAGTGCGTGGAGCCCAACTGCAGGTCCAAGAGGATGCTGGCTATCAAGCGCTGCAAGCATTTCGAGCTGGGCGGAgacaagaagagaaagggacaagTGATCCAGTTTTAA